In one Gossypium hirsutum isolate 1008001.06 chromosome D09, Gossypium_hirsutum_v2.1, whole genome shotgun sequence genomic region, the following are encoded:
- the LOC121220962 gene encoding uncharacterized protein: MLLSASVNSISSIPSPVYQCKKAFLLNMAVNCSLTLLNISCIEVEFPIKVEAIETPSGGMSQTLDFTLFGIHSTKICSSTSLVLILPLNKADAVR; the protein is encoded by the exons ATGTTACTTTCTGCTTCAGTGAACTCCATTTCATCCATTCCTTCCCCAGTGTACCAATGCAAGAAGGCTTTCCTTCTAAACATGGCTGTAAACTGTTCACTAACTCTCCTGAACATCTCCTGTATTGAAGTTGAATTCCCGATAAAAGTCGAAGCCATCGAAACCCCTTCGGGAGGGATGTCACAAACACTGGATTTCACATTGTTTGGGATCCACTCAACAAA AATTTGTTCATCAACTTCTTTGGTGCTCATTTTGCCTCTAAACAAGGCTGATGCAGTAAGGTAA
- the LOC107892483 gene encoding golgin candidate 2-like, with amino-acid sequence MRTLDTPTKPNGGVSFKDQLKRKPQDNNDYQGKLFSDPISNMPSNNNDSKSYNSVNITSREKEISRTRASSKPNTKLTDSDWTELLSTPSQGTSSSTNGVFGIRSSKKDGGTKGHLGSHLPLLEEKRKQKRNVNGSKPVRRSDIVLGNKLNGKRSNAEESSASVRPSSVDKQNDGKNSEELELDHKDTPASFLVKMKDSSQPERCWIWEVDGVPDALIGIADAHGQFRTTVSGKSKSIGSSRSSVFDGVKGAFQPTSDASSDLDPDSGSTSDSENEHEREERRKRKERIMAERAAVKAVEAIK; translated from the exons ATGAGAACATTGGACACTCCAACGAAACCCAATGGGGGTGTATCTTTTAAGGATCAGTTAAAAAGGAAACCACAAGATAATAATGATTATCAAGGCAAATTGTTCAGTGATCCCATTTCTAATATGCctagtaataataatgatagtaaGAGTTACAATTCAGTTAATATTACGAGTCgggaaaaagaaatttcaagaacaAGAGCTTCATCGAAACCTAATACCAAGCTTACGGATAGTGATTGGACTGAACTTCTTAGTACACCTAGTCAGGGGACGAGTTCTAGTACTAATGGGGTATTTGGAATTCGGAGCTCGAAGAAAGATGGCGGGACCAAAGGACATTTAGGGTCTCATTTGCCACTGCTGGAAGAGAAGAGGAAACAAAAGAGGAATGTTAATGGCAGTAAGCCTGTAAGGAGATCAGATATAGTTTTGGGAAATAAGTTGAATGGTAAGCGGAGCAATGCTGAAGAATCAAGTGCTTCAGTAAGGCCATCTAGTGTTGATAAACAGAATGATGGTAAGAATTCGGAGGAGTTGGAGTTGGATCACAAGGACACTCCTGCAAGCTTTTTGGTGAAAATGAAAGATTCAAG TCAACCCGAAAGGTGTTGGATTTGGGAAGTTGATGGGGTACCTGATGCGCTGATAGGAATTGCTGATGCTCATGGTCAGTTCAGAACAACTGTAAGTGGGAAATCCAAGTCCATTGGCTCATCCAGAAGTTCAGTCTTTGATGGTGTAAAAGGGGCCTTTCAGCCAACGAGTGATGCAAGCTCTGATTTGGATCCAGATTCTGGCTCAACATCTGACTCTGAAAATGAACATGAGAGGGAGGAAAGGAGGAAGAGGAAGGAGAGGATTATGGCTGAGCGAGCAGCAGTTAAAGCTGTGGAGGCTATCAAATAA
- the LOC107890854 gene encoding tubulin beta-6 chain has product MREILHIQGGQCGNQIGSKFWEVVCGEHGIDPIGKYIGNSELRLERINVYYNEASCGRYVPRAVLMDLEPGTMDSIRTGPYGQIFRPDNFVFSQSGAGNNWAKGHYTEGAELIDSVLDVVRKEAENCDCLQGFQVCHSLGGGTGSGMGTLLISKIREEYPDRMMLTFSVFPSPKVSDTVVEPYNATLSVHQLVENADECMVLDNEALYDICLRTLKLTTPSCN; this is encoded by the exons ATGCGTGAAATACTACACATTCAAGGAGGGCAATGTGGGAACCAAATTGGATCTAAGTTTTGGGAAGTTGTTTGTGGTGAACATGGGATTGATCCAATTGGTAAGTACATCGGAAATTCAGAGTTGCGACTGGAAAGAATTAATGTGTACTACAATGAGGCAAGTTGTGGCCGGTACGTGCCACGAGCCGTTCTCATGGATCTTGAACCTGGAACGATGGACAGTATTCGAACCGGCCCTTATGGGCAGATTTTCAGGCCTGATAACTTTGTTTTCAGCCAGTCCGGGGCTGGAAACAATTGGGCTAAGGGTCATTACACCGAGGGAGCCGAGTTGATTGATTCAGTACTTGATGTTGTTAGGAAGGAAGCTGAGAACTGTGACTGTctacaag GGTTTCAAGTGTGCCATTCACTTGGAGGAGGAACAGGGTCTGGAATGGGGACCCTGCTTATTTCAAAGATAAGAGAAGAATACCCTGATCGTATGATGCTTACATTTTCCGTTTTCCCATCTCCAAAGGTGTCGGACACTGTGGTTGAACCTTACAATGCCACTCTTTCAGTCCACCAGCTGGTGGAAAatgctgatgaatgcatggttcTCGACAATGAAGCACTCTATGATATCTGCCTCAGGACTCTCAAGCTCACTACCCCAAGCTGTAACTAA